In the genome of Triticum urartu cultivar G1812 chromosome 5, Tu2.1, whole genome shotgun sequence, one region contains:
- the LOC125510578 gene encoding receptor-like protein 44: MSQPSQHHHFPPFAVAVAVAAVLVLLSPPSAADPNDELCLSSLQESLSLRNWTKSFFTDPCDGFISKLQGVTCNNGRVYKLSLPGLSLAGSIPPELSNCTNLQSLDLSSNALSGAIPTELSKLLNLAVLNLSANALSGAIPRELASCAYLNVIDLHGNQLSGPIPDELGLLVRLSTFDVSYNRLSGPIPVLLATRRIAGGGGAGGGGAVAAGTTARFNASSFAGNKDLYGYPLPPMRGHGLSVLAIVGIGLGSGLLSLVLSFSAVCIWLRSTDRTAATPGEEGKISHLMPAY; the protein is encoded by the coding sequence ATGTCCCAACCAAGCCAACACCACCACTTCCCGCCGTttgccgtcgccgtcgccgtcgcggCCGTGCTAGTCCTGCTCTCACCGCCGTCTGCCGCCGACCCGAACGACGAGCTTTGCCTGTCGAGCCTCCAGGAGTCCCTCTCCCTCCGCAACTGGACCAAGTCGTTCTTCACCGACCCCTGTGACGGCTTCATCTCCAAGCTCCAGGGCGTCACCTGCAACAACGGCCGCGTCTACAAGCTCTCCCTCCCCGGGCTCTCCCTCGCAGGCTCCATCCCGCCGGAGCTCTCCAACTGCACCAACCTCCAGTCGCTGGACCTGTCCTCCAACGCGCTGTCCGGGGCCATCCCGACGGAGCTATCCAAGCTGCTCAACCTGGCCGTGCTCAACCTCTCCGCCAACGCCCTCTCGGGTGCCATCCCGCGGGAGCTCGCGAGCTGCGCCTACCTCAACGTCATAGATCTCCACGGCAACCAGCTCTCCGGGCCCATCCCCGACGAGCTGGGCCTCCTCGTCCGTCTCTCCACCTTCGACGTCTCGTACAACCGGCTGTCCGGCCCCATCCCCGTGCTCCTCGCGACCCGCCGcatcgccggcggcggcggggcggggggCGGCGGGGCGGTAGCTGCGGGGACGACGGCGAGGTTCAATGCCAGCTCGTTCGCCGGGAACAAGGACCTGTACGGGTACCCTCTGCCGCCAATGCGAGGGCACGGGCTCTCCGTGCTGGCCATCGTCGGCATCGGCCTCGGCAGCGGGCTGCTCAGCCTCGTGCTCAGCTTCTCCGCCGTCTGCATCTGGCTCCGGTCCACCGACCGCACGGCCGCCACGCCTGGCGAGGAGGGCAAGATCTCACACCTCATGCCGGCCTACTGA